The Maridesulfovibrio sp. genomic sequence GTAGTTGGTGATGTCCGCGTTCTCACCGGTTCCTCCGGCCTTGCCATCCTTGCCGTAGCTGAGCAGGTCAAAATCCGGGCTGTGCTTGCCGGGTGATGTGTATACATAAGGATGATTCCACGGATCCTTAGGAATGACATTCTTACTCATATACGGACCATGCCAATTCTCAGGCACAGGAGCGGTGGAAGGCTTTTTCACCAAGGCCTCAAGCCCCTGCTGGGTGGAAGGGAAATCCCCTGTATCCAACTGGTAGCTTTGCAGGGCCATTGAAAAATCCTCAATCTGCGCCTTGGCAGCTGCGACCTTTGCTTCATCGGTCTTGCCGAAAAACCTTGGAGCGACAATTGCCGCCAGCACGCCGATAATCACGATGACCACCAGCATTTCAATAAGTGTAAAACCGCCTTTTCCCTTTTGCATCATGAAGCCCCCCCGAGAGGTGAGTTGACCGCCTTTGTGACCGGTACGTCAGCAGGCAGATAAATTCCCAGTTTGATGATCTTGCCGTTCCTATAAAGGGTCAGGGCAACATTATTGCCCGGATGTTTACGTTGCATTATAAATGTTGAATCGCGCATTCCCTGCACCGAGATGCCATCTATTTCCAGAAGGACATCACCGGGCTGAACCCCTGCTTTCCGGGCCGGACTGCCTTTTTTACAATCCATAACCAGCAGAGCCCGCTTCTGATCATCATTTGTTTTATCCTGCATTTCATCCTCAATGACGTGCATTTCTTTCCGGACGACCTTCAACTTCAGTCCGAGCAGAGGCCGGGGCAGATCCTGATAACCGACATCAATGGGATCAGCATTAAGCTGGCACCCGGCCATAATGATGCCCAGCAGGAAGAACAAAAGAATACGTGGAAAGATCACTTCTGGCAGTAAAACAGATTTCATTTCTTGGCATCCTTTGTCTGGGTTTTGCTCTGCAGGGGCAGGTTCCCGTCAACCTGAGCTGTATCCAGAACAAACTCATGCTCCCTGCCCTCAGTAAAAAACAACACCGTGACCGTGACCCGGCTGACACCGGGAAAATCAGCCTCGTTTCTGCTGACTATTTTCCACCTGCCACCGGACAGGGTTTCACAACGACCGGAAGTTGTACCCGGCTTGATGTCACCTGCGTTCAAAAAAGCAGCCAGCCGCATCTCCGCCTCCATTCCGGCCCGTTCATACCCCTCCACCTCTGAGAGTGAGGATGCTGCCTGTGAGTACACACCTGCAACAGAAACCAGACCGATGGACAAAATAGCCATGGCTACCATGACTTCCATAAGCGAAAATCCGGAACAGGGGGATTTAACGCACATACACCCCCCCATTCGCACCGGCGACAAATACATGCAGGCTTTCCTGCTTCCCGGAAATCAGCTTCAATCTGGCGGGGGTGGCTGTTCCACGCGGGAAAAAAACAATCTGCAACTCATGACCTGAGACAGGCTTACCCTGAAGCTCCATGTTTGCCACAGCAACCTTCTCCGGCAGCGATATACGACTTAAAACATTGCTCCTTTTTCCATTCAGGAGCTTCAAATCCCTGCTTTTGGTGTTGATGACCAGCACATGATCCTTGCCTGTATCCGCTGCCCTAAAACGGGCCGAGACAGCAATGCTGCTCAAATCGGAAACAGCCGCCTGCAAACTGCTACCCATAAGTTGACCGCTTAAACGAGGCAGAAGCACAGCCATGACAATAGACATGATGACCATCACAACAATGAGTTCCAGCAATGTGAACCCGTTTTGCCCATGGTCATGTATTTGGACTATTGATGACTGACAATCCATATTCACTCCGGCAACTAAGGTTTAGGCATGACCCTGCGCTTAAGGATATAGCCTACATCCGGTGAATAGGTCACAAGCTCCCAGCCTTCTTCTCCCAATGGGCCGAGGTTTGGTTCATAAGGATCAAATTTGGAATGTCCCAACACATTGGGAACAAGGATTTTATATTCCCACTTGGCATTGGCAAAGGTATCCAGCTTTGCCTCAATTCTGGAAAGATCGTCATGCAGGGTCTGCAATGGAGAAAGCAGCTTGTCTATAGTTT encodes the following:
- the gspG gene encoding type II secretion system major pseudopilin GspG is translated as MMQKGKGGFTLIEMLVVIVIIGVLAAIVAPRFFGKTDEAKVAAAKAQIEDFSMALQSYQLDTGDFPSTQQGLEALVKKPSTAPVPENWHGPYMSKNVIPKDPWNHPYVYTSPGKHSPDFDLLSYGKDGKAGGTGENADITNY
- a CDS encoding prepilin-type N-terminal cleavage/methylation domain-containing protein, with protein sequence MDCQSSIVQIHDHGQNGFTLLELIVVMVIMSIVMAVLLPRLSGQLMGSSLQAAVSDLSSIAVSARFRAADTGKDHVLVINTKSRDLKLLNGKRSNVLSRISLPEKVAVANMELQGKPVSGHELQIVFFPRGTATPARLKLISGKQESLHVFVAGANGGVYVR
- a CDS encoding PDZ domain-containing protein, producing the protein MKSVLLPEVIFPRILLFFLLGIIMAGCQLNADPIDVGYQDLPRPLLGLKLKVVRKEMHVIEDEMQDKTNDDQKRALLVMDCKKGSPARKAGVQPGDVLLEIDGISVQGMRDSTFIMQRKHPGNNVALTLYRNGKIIKLGIYLPADVPVTKAVNSPLGGAS
- a CDS encoding prepilin-type N-terminal cleavage/methylation domain-containing protein yields the protein MCVKSPCSGFSLMEVMVAMAILSIGLVSVAGVYSQAASSLSEVEGYERAGMEAEMRLAAFLNAGDIKPGTTSGRCETLSGGRWKIVSRNEADFPGVSRVTVTVLFFTEGREHEFVLDTAQVDGNLPLQSKTQTKDAKK